A genomic stretch from Desulfovibrio sp. includes:
- the rplQ gene encoding 50S ribosomal protein L17, with protein sequence MRHSKGGKKLGRTFSHRKAMFRNMARSLLTYGQIKTTETKAMELRKVADNLVTLGLRNDLHARRLAYKVLENHQLVQKLFDEIAPRFSGVNGGFTRVYKLGLPRVGDCAPMAVIELTRREEAVQAAPKTEAAPKVEEAPKTEAATKAKAAPKAKAAKGEAAPKAKAAPKAKAAKAEETPEE encoded by the coding sequence CATCGCAAGGCCATGTTCCGCAACATGGCGCGGTCGCTTCTCACCTACGGTCAGATCAAGACCACCGAGACCAAGGCCATGGAGCTTCGCAAGGTTGCCGACAACCTCGTGACCCTGGGGCTTCGCAACGATCTGCATGCCCGCCGCCTGGCGTACAAGGTTTTAGAGAACCACCAGCTGGTGCAAAAGCTTTTCGACGAGATCGCTCCGCGTTTCAGTGGCGTGAATGGCGGCTTCACCCGTGTGTACAAGCTTGGCCTGCCCCGTGTTGGCGATTGCGCCCCCATGGCGGTTATCGAGCTTACCCGTCGCGAAGAAGCCGTTCAGGCTGCTCCCAAGACCGAGGCTGCGCCCAAGGTTGAAGAAGCGCCCAAGACTGAGGCCGCAACCAAGGCCAAGGCCGCTCCTAAGGCCAAGGCCGCCAAGGGCGAAGCTGCTCCCAAAGCCAAGGCTGCTCCTAAGGCCAAGGCCGCCAAGGCTGAAGAGACTCCTGAAGAGTAA